DNA from Natrinema amylolyticum:
CGGTCGATCGATGATTCGGGACTCCACGTCGTCACCCAATCCTGCCTCTGTTCGCTCGAGGGATCTATCCTGGAACGGTTCGAGGCGCACAATTGCCTCTACCAGCCGCCGACGATTCACCGTCAGGGCTGGGAGCATTACACGGTAATCGCCTTCGACGAGGACGACGTTCGGGCGCTGGTTCAGGACCTCGAGGCGGATCGAGATATCGAACTGCTCTCCAAGACCGCTATCACGGAGCAACAGATCCCGCATAGCATGTTGGCGCCGGTCGATCAGCTCTTCGAGGATCTCACCGATCGCCAACTGGCAGCGTTACAGTTGGCACTGGAGAACGGCTACTACGAACAGCCGCGACAGACATCGCTACGAGGACTGGCCTCGCAGACGTCGGTGGCCCGCTCGACCTTCGAGGAACACCTCCGGAAGGCGGAGAACAAGCTCCTGACGAACGCCGGCACGTATCTGCGGTTGGTGACGTCGGGGTCGGCAGCGAACCCGCTGCAAGCGGGTCGGTCGGGAACGTCCGAACAGAGCGCTGACTGATCTCTCGCTCGTCAGAACGCTCCCTCCGGTGGCTCGCGGACTCGGTCACGGCGACCGCGTGACGATCAGTACCGGAACATCGACCGTCCGTAACACGTTCGAGGCCACGCTGCCGAGCAGGTGTCTTCCGAGGTTCGACCGGCCACGCGCTCCCATGGCGATGAGATCGATATCGTTGTCCGTGACGTACTCGCTAATACCGGCAGCGACCCCGTCGAACGACGTCGTTCGCTCGACGGCGGTTTCCACGGTCACGTCGGACGCCACGTCGTCGATTTCGGCCGCAACTTCGTCGACTATCGCTGCTCCGTTCGCCTCAAGCCGTTCGACGAGTTCTTTCTCGAGGCCGCCTACGTCAAACACGCCGCCCGAAGCCTGGAGATCGATGACGTTCAGCACGTGGATGATCGATCCGTACTGCCGCGCCACGGCCACGCCGTGGTCGATCGCAGTGTCGGCGTTCTCGCTCCCGTCGGTCGGAAGGAGGAGCCGGGAATAATCGAACGCTTCCCCGGTCGTTCGGTCTTCCTCCGGGACGACGAGTACAGGGACGTCACTTCGACGAAGGAGTCCCTCCGTGACACCGCCGAGGAGGCGTTTTCCGAGACTGGTCACACCTTGTCGGCCGACGACGATCAGCGTCGCGCCCCGATCCGCGGCGTACTCGGCGATCCGTCTCGCGGGCTCCCCCTCGGTCAACTCCATCGTTACCGAGTGACCAACGTCCGAGGCGATCGACTGGATGTCCTCGAGTATCGTTTCGCCCCGCTCTCGAAGCCGGTCCGCCTCATCAGCCGTCTTCGTGAGCCGGAGAGCCTTCTTCTCGACGACGTGGAGAACGTCGACAGTTGCATCGAAGTCCCGGGCGAACTCGAGACCGCGTTTCGCCGC
Protein-coding regions in this window:
- a CDS encoding universal stress protein; this encodes MYDHILLAVDGSDEAKQAAKRGLEFARDFDATVDVLHVVEKKALRLTKTADEADRLRERGETILEDIQSIASDVGHSVTMELTEGEPARRIAEYAADRGATLIVVGRQGVTSLGKRLLGGVTEGLLRRSDVPVLVVPEEDRTTGEAFDYSRLLLPTDGSENADTAIDHGVAVARQYGSIIHVLNVIDLQASGGVFDVGGLEKELVERLEANGAAIVDEVAAEIDDVASDVTVETAVERTTSFDGVAAGISEYVTDNDIDLIAMGARGRSNLGRHLLGSVASNVLRTVDVPVLIVTRSP
- a CDS encoding helix-turn-helix domain-containing protein, which gives rise to MSLFEASFRLKHECPYREISERYPDLTIREWYLSDCQVLEITSAEAPTDDLLEEINGIGTVLHRSIDDSGLHVVTQSCLCSLEGSILERFEAHNCLYQPPTIHRQGWEHYTVIAFDEDDVRALVQDLEADRDIELLSKTAITEQQIPHSMLAPVDQLFEDLTDRQLAALQLALENGYYEQPRQTSLRGLASQTSVARSTFEEHLRKAENKLLTNAGTYLRLVTSGSAANPLQAGRSGTSEQSAD